A single Desulfomonile tiedjei DNA region contains:
- a CDS encoding sigma 54-interacting transcriptional regulator produces the protein MLSRALRIEGVFGWDDCMAVLQFQFTVPFLWAGSDFSCLYRGGRSAARFRGRQNANALTDPKMTDPKRPRGLPEQHEREIVTIRELTRQVASSVSPAGVATSTCEQILRAVTCDVVALYFLQGNDLIREGFAASGPTVKFDATMERSLGDWLADIEPGMNEPVYSPDVMADPRCPFHACHQTGVRSFAALPLVFGEEILGVLWLASLEERDFSHQSDFLETLAAQIAISVRYARVCQQLQDHAAKEAPETLRGSDALFKAFLESAQDCIFLKDRNLVYTHVNPALARLLGVDAERIAGSTEEALFDVEFGNDIRDLDRRVLRGQVVQAEYSRTVGDKVRVFHEIRAPLKDARGRIVGLCGIAREITNRMKTLDVSGPSACEYPSEAMRTALQQARLAAAGGSTILLTGESGAGKDFFAHFIHGSSERAGRPFYAINCAAIPLELAESELFGHEAGAFTGARRRKPGMFEVAHRGTLLLNEIGELPLPIQAKLLTFLDTKTFTRVGGEKPVTVDVRIMAATNRDLKEEVSQGRFREDLFYRLNVFAVRVPSLRQRVEDIPSLVREITYELAAEMHLVDIPVLAPETLAMMRRHSWPGNVRELRNLLERTLILYTTNGRIEGEPLRLEPHELQKTPVQSSLPQDKSMGDLFDDMERSLIQEALQKSGGKKEAAAKLLGISRHALKRRLSKYPELNRKALKR, from the coding sequence GTGCTCTCTCGTGCCCTAAGGATCGAAGGTGTTTTCGGCTGGGACGATTGCATGGCCGTGCTTCAGTTTCAGTTCACTGTGCCTTTCCTGTGGGCAGGGTCCGATTTCTCATGCCTATACCGAGGCGGACGAAGCGCTGCCCGATTTCGCGGCCGCCAGAATGCCAATGCTTTGACGGACCCCAAAATGACTGATCCGAAACGCCCCCGGGGGCTTCCTGAACAACACGAGAGGGAGATTGTCACCATACGGGAGTTAACTCGACAGGTGGCATCAAGCGTTTCGCCTGCAGGGGTAGCAACTTCCACGTGCGAGCAGATCCTCCGGGCGGTGACATGCGACGTGGTGGCGCTCTATTTTCTTCAAGGCAATGACCTGATTCGTGAGGGATTTGCAGCCTCGGGACCCACCGTCAAGTTCGATGCGACTATGGAGAGGTCTTTGGGCGACTGGCTTGCCGATATCGAGCCGGGCATGAATGAGCCGGTTTATTCGCCCGACGTGATGGCCGATCCCCGTTGCCCGTTCCACGCCTGCCACCAAACCGGCGTGCGTTCCTTCGCCGCTCTGCCGCTTGTCTTTGGAGAGGAAATTCTGGGCGTACTGTGGTTGGCCTCTTTGGAAGAGCGAGACTTCTCTCACCAATCAGATTTCTTGGAAACCCTTGCCGCGCAAATTGCCATCTCGGTCAGATATGCCCGCGTGTGCCAACAGCTGCAGGACCACGCCGCCAAGGAGGCCCCCGAGACTCTCAGGGGAAGCGATGCCCTTTTCAAGGCCTTCTTAGAGAGCGCCCAGGACTGTATTTTTCTCAAGGACCGCAATCTTGTGTACACGCATGTCAATCCGGCCCTGGCGAGACTCCTGGGAGTCGATGCGGAGCGAATTGCCGGCAGCACGGAGGAGGCCCTTTTCGATGTGGAGTTCGGTAATGATATTCGAGACCTCGACCGGAGGGTATTACGCGGACAAGTGGTCCAGGCCGAGTATTCTCGAACGGTCGGGGATAAAGTTCGGGTCTTTCATGAGATCAGGGCGCCTTTGAAAGACGCGCGCGGTAGGATTGTGGGCCTGTGCGGGATCGCTCGTGAAATCACCAACCGGATGAAAACCCTTGATGTCTCGGGACCCTCGGCGTGCGAATACCCGTCCGAAGCGATGAGAACAGCCCTCCAACAAGCTCGGCTCGCCGCGGCAGGCGGTAGCACGATCTTGCTCACCGGAGAAAGCGGGGCCGGCAAGGACTTTTTTGCCCATTTCATTCATGGCAGTTCCGAGCGAGCGGGCCGTCCGTTTTACGCGATTAACTGCGCCGCAATTCCCCTCGAACTGGCTGAATCAGAGCTGTTCGGCCATGAAGCCGGGGCCTTCACTGGAGCCAGGCGGCGTAAGCCGGGAATGTTCGAAGTTGCCCACCGTGGCACGCTGCTTCTCAACGAGATCGGTGAACTGCCGCTTCCCATTCAAGCCAAGCTGCTGACTTTTCTGGACACCAAGACCTTTACCCGCGTCGGCGGCGAGAAGCCTGTCACGGTGGACGTGAGAATCATGGCAGCTACGAATAGAGACTTGAAGGAGGAGGTCTCCCAAGGTCGTTTTCGTGAGGACCTTTTCTATCGCCTCAATGTGTTCGCAGTCAGAGTGCCCTCTCTCCGTCAAAGAGTGGAGGACATTCCGTCGCTGGTTCGTGAAATCACTTACGAACTCGCCGCGGAAATGCACCTGGTGGACATTCCTGTCCTGGCCCCGGAGACTCTGGCCATGATGAGGCGGCACAGTTGGCCGGGAAACGTCCGAGAACTTCGAAACCTGCTGGAACGCACCCTCATTCTCTATACCACGAACGGACGAATAGAGGGCGAGCCCCTCCGGCTGGAACCCCATGAGTTGCAGAAAACGCCCGTCCAATCTTCCCTGCCTCAAGACAAGTCCATGGGGGACCTGTTCGATGACATGGAGAGGTCGCTTATACAGGAGGCTTTGCAGAAATCAGGCGGCAAAAAAGAGGCGGCCGCAAAGCTTTTGGGCATTTCCCGACACGCGCTGAAGAGGCGTTTGAGTAAGTATCCCGAGTTGAACCGAAAAGCGCTCAAGAGATGA